The Sedimentisphaera salicampi genome includes a region encoding these proteins:
- a CDS encoding ComEA family DNA-binding protein gives MMSYRKENKKASAMIIVLVLMAVLAAVGLTMLSVARISNLKLTAEKKDSYTETASNVLVELISDEIAQDCSASSEPFDYPSAADPWLASLEPYYSGQDLSGAGDTAEYQNESGRDVVKWRQISKLSFAEFGGASQQDFHDFNVDPPGDEKNIPDYQEFYKFIPGKGEYDELTAEDIKGLPADADGDGVADARWFEIPNMKTQAGESYFAAVRIIDNSAMVNVNTAYYNDIERISGNEEYKYSGESPLCVGMNFLLNTNDNTYGEPFWSAAVVPEADNIDDFHNSRCSPVIPDGWFGYTQNAAVRLENTASGGLNYYRPYSFDDEFELRHRFCINSSFTSRFESLLPATIGADEDNPANDNYWGDMYKMYGVDTRVSGVDALESWYVGIFGGGEIDSGGGVRTVNPERRHLFTTLSKSRQITPDMKAKAFTEEIGNEEGVADFEFDNIRQAVFSVLNQNPHEEFGAGYPAAKLSNQFALNLLDWQDSDTEGREHYVTSSQTLYYGYDGAEELKDITLHCSGVGIYEHTDPQNAGTVPAGTYYLLEFYHEGGMVVAPANEYEIRVVRGGSVVNEFNFSDVVTDDIPAEGFAAVTNLADEQDAEEIFKDTFDYYSYPALSLQNGDIVKVYKKDFPESGDILLVDWAEVKINTPVAPDAEKFQKKEGQLVDEDGENTGLLLPESFVQVNAFALIGMDLTGELNNIQMQLKPSNEPIFSPAQIVMAPAVCSFTNQNDPNDSQTFAGGIQTHQQRAGSLGADGISIFDSFGRFDLADHRYAALADAFTALTTFSDGTNYYETAPAYDGINNDGARLTTDDPLNDGLDNNGDGNIDDQDEDSARYRETVSYGLININTAPKAVLMTLPWVDEELAEAIIAYRDMTGVGIGESDAPDYSAGNTSRRDDRAGEKGFSSVYELINVTNDAGLTDYDFQQFAKDDQKLSDSDYPHIDLTEGSVMDDFEERNIILERLANITTVRSDVFTAYILVREGISGVQKRKVCIIDRSSVWDSTDKPEIFIKDVEQ, from the coding sequence ATGATGAGCTATCGCAAAGAAAATAAAAAAGCCTCAGCGATGATTATTGTGCTGGTTCTTATGGCAGTTCTTGCAGCTGTAGGCCTTACAATGCTCTCTGTTGCGAGGATTAGCAATCTAAAGCTCACAGCAGAGAAAAAAGACAGCTACACTGAAACCGCCTCGAATGTGCTGGTTGAGCTTATCTCAGATGAGATCGCTCAGGACTGCTCAGCTTCAAGCGAACCGTTTGATTATCCGAGCGCCGCCGACCCGTGGCTTGCAAGCCTTGAGCCGTATTATTCCGGCCAAGACCTAAGCGGCGCCGGCGATACTGCGGAGTATCAAAACGAGTCCGGCAGAGACGTTGTAAAATGGCGGCAGATAAGCAAGCTGAGCTTCGCAGAATTCGGCGGGGCTTCTCAGCAAGATTTTCACGATTTTAATGTTGACCCTCCCGGAGATGAGAAAAATATCCCGGACTATCAGGAGTTTTACAAATTCATTCCCGGCAAAGGAGAATACGATGAGCTTACAGCGGAAGACATAAAGGGGCTCCCCGCAGATGCTGATGGAGACGGCGTGGCCGATGCGAGGTGGTTTGAAATCCCGAATATGAAAACGCAAGCAGGGGAGAGCTATTTCGCAGCAGTGCGGATTATAGACAACTCCGCTATGGTCAACGTGAATACCGCTTACTATAATGACATTGAAAGAATTAGCGGGAATGAGGAATATAAATATTCCGGCGAGTCTCCGCTATGCGTTGGAATGAATTTCCTGCTCAATACCAATGACAATACTTACGGCGAGCCTTTCTGGTCGGCAGCAGTTGTTCCAGAAGCCGATAATATAGATGATTTCCACAATTCCAGATGCAGCCCGGTAATCCCTGATGGATGGTTCGGCTATACTCAAAACGCAGCGGTAAGGCTCGAAAACACCGCTTCAGGCGGACTTAACTACTATCGTCCATACAGCTTTGATGATGAGTTTGAGCTGAGGCACCGCTTCTGCATAAATTCAAGTTTTACATCACGCTTTGAATCACTGCTTCCGGCAACCATTGGAGCAGACGAGGATAATCCCGCAAATGACAACTACTGGGGCGATATGTACAAGATGTACGGCGTTGACACCCGTGTTTCAGGAGTTGATGCGCTCGAGAGCTGGTATGTGGGTATTTTCGGAGGAGGCGAGATCGATTCAGGCGGCGGCGTGAGAACCGTTAATCCCGAAAGACGCCATCTCTTTACGACCCTGAGCAAATCTCGCCAGATTACGCCTGATATGAAAGCAAAGGCGTTCACCGAAGAAATCGGAAATGAAGAAGGCGTTGCCGATTTCGAGTTTGATAATATCAGGCAGGCTGTTTTCAGCGTATTAAATCAAAACCCCCACGAAGAGTTCGGAGCGGGGTATCCGGCAGCAAAGCTCAGCAATCAGTTTGCCCTGAACCTCCTCGACTGGCAAGACTCCGACACCGAAGGCAGGGAGCATTACGTAACCTCTTCCCAAACCCTTTACTACGGTTATGACGGGGCTGAGGAGCTCAAGGATATAACGCTTCACTGCAGCGGAGTTGGTATCTATGAGCATACAGACCCGCAAAATGCAGGCACTGTTCCTGCGGGCACATACTATCTGCTTGAATTCTACCACGAAGGAGGTATGGTTGTGGCCCCTGCAAATGAATATGAAATTCGGGTTGTCAGAGGCGGATCTGTTGTTAATGAGTTTAATTTTTCAGATGTAGTAACTGATGATATCCCCGCAGAAGGGTTTGCCGCAGTAACAAACCTTGCAGATGAGCAGGATGCAGAAGAGATCTTCAAGGATACCTTCGATTACTACTCCTACCCAGCCCTCTCCCTGCAGAACGGTGATATTGTAAAGGTTTATAAAAAGGACTTCCCTGAATCAGGAGATATTCTCCTTGTTGACTGGGCAGAGGTTAAGATAAACACCCCAGTTGCCCCTGATGCAGAGAAGTTCCAGAAGAAGGAAGGCCAGCTCGTTGATGAAGACGGCGAGAATACCGGCCTCCTGCTCCCTGAATCTTTCGTTCAGGTTAATGCCTTTGCTTTGATTGGGATGGATCTTACAGGCGAGCTGAATAATATCCAGATGCAGCTCAAACCCTCAAATGAACCGATCTTCTCTCCTGCCCAGATTGTTATGGCGCCGGCGGTTTGTTCCTTTACAAATCAAAACGACCCAAACGATTCTCAGACATTTGCAGGCGGGATACAAACTCACCAGCAGAGGGCAGGCTCGCTCGGAGCAGACGGCATATCAATATTCGACAGCTTCGGCCGCTTCGACCTTGCAGACCATCGCTATGCAGCCCTTGCAGACGCGTTCACTGCTCTAACCACATTTAGCGACGGCACTAATTACTACGAAACAGCCCCCGCATATGACGGAATTAACAATGACGGCGCAAGACTCACAACAGATGATCCATTAAACGACGGCTTAGACAACAACGGCGACGGCAATATAGACGACCAAGACGAAGATTCTGCCCGGTACCGAGAAACAGTATCCTACGGCCTAATCAATATAAACACCGCCCCCAAAGCAGTGCTTATGACGCTGCCGTGGGTGGATGAAGAGCTCGCAGAGGCGATAATCGCATACCGCGATATGACAGGCGTTGGCATTGGCGAATCCGATGCCCCCGATTATTCCGCAGGCAATACCAGCCGCAGGGATGACAGGGCAGGAGAAAAAGGCTTCAGCTCAGTATATGAGCTCATCAACGTTACAAACGATGCCGGCCTGACTGATTACGATTTCCAGCAGTTCGCCAAAGACGACCAGAAGCTTTCAGATTCAGATTATCCCCACATAGACCTCACCGAAGGCTCTGTGATGGATGATTTTGAAGAACGAAATATAATCCTCGAAAGGCTTGCGAATATCACCACTGTTCGCAGTGATGTGTTTACGGCGTACATATTGGTTAGAGAGGGTATTTCAGGCGTTCAGAAGCGTAAGGTTTGCATAATAGACAGAAGCAGTGTTTGGGACAGTACAGACAAACCTGAAATATTTATAAAAGATGTTGAACAGTGA
- a CDS encoding serine/threonine-protein kinase: MRIPGFTIRKTLGTGAKSTIYEAQDNQTGDVVALKRVLVEQNDDMRFVEQVDTELKVASQIDHQYIRKCYRVIKRRKLLKTTEVLMTMELFDGLPLDSMNRLSLIDVMLIFRMAAIGLNEMHRSGFVHCDIKPNNILVNMGKGEIKIIDLGQSCPVGTVKARVQGTPDYIAPEQVRKQPITHRTDVFNLGATFYWVLTGKKVPTVLPKQNDIAAGVGFEESKKPESPSKIYRKIPMTLSNLIMDCVNANPADRPSGMHLLISRLDDMIKTVAANRNGKNA, from the coding sequence ATGAGAATACCCGGATTCACTATAAGAAAAACTCTCGGCACAGGTGCCAAGAGCACTATTTACGAAGCTCAGGATAACCAGACAGGCGATGTCGTAGCACTGAAACGTGTCCTTGTGGAGCAGAATGATGATATGCGCTTTGTCGAGCAGGTGGATACCGAGCTCAAGGTTGCATCGCAGATAGACCATCAATACATAAGAAAATGCTACAGGGTGATAAAAAGACGCAAGCTCTTGAAAACCACCGAAGTTCTTATGACAATGGAGCTTTTCGACGGCCTCCCTCTGGACAGTATGAACAGGCTGAGCCTTATAGATGTGATGCTTATATTCCGTATGGCCGCTATCGGTCTAAACGAGATGCACCGCTCAGGATTCGTACACTGCGATATAAAGCCAAACAATATCCTCGTAAATATGGGCAAGGGCGAGATAAAGATTATAGACCTCGGCCAGTCCTGCCCAGTTGGCACAGTGAAAGCGAGAGTGCAGGGCACGCCGGACTATATCGCACCTGAGCAGGTGCGAAAGCAGCCTATTACCCACCGTACAGACGTTTTCAATCTCGGCGCAACTTTCTACTGGGTTTTAACGGGCAAAAAAGTGCCTACTGTTCTGCCAAAGCAAAACGATATTGCCGCTGGCGTTGGTTTTGAGGAATCCAAAAAGCCTGAAAGCCCAAGCAAGATTTACAGGAAAATTCCAATGACCCTCTCGAATCTCATTATGGACTGCGTTAATGCCAACCCTGCAGACAGGCCTTCAGGTATGCACCTTTTGATTTCGAGGCTCGATGATATGATAAAAACAGTAGCTGCAAACAGGAACGGCAAAAATGCATAA
- a CDS encoding metallophosphoesterase — MHKSAQQYIASFKEACALNRHQAVRDGNIIKLPEKGRVIVAGDLHGYDPAFDKIKKYADLENNPDTHLVIQEIVHGGPKDASGGGLSFRLLKKVCDLKTAFPENVHMILSNHDCSTITGSDVLKAGEEMRKRFEKGLQNTFSEQWEDVLLAIKQLLFYQSIAVRTENGFFISHSLPMERFKDEFEQDVFSRPLLISDMNRPNSVYSLTWGKKHSTEFLTELAKKLNTKFFILGHQNYPEGYLISPPNAVIITTEHSSGCICELDLAREYQFSEVVESVKRLNDL; from the coding sequence ATGCATAAATCCGCTCAGCAGTATATAGCGTCTTTCAAAGAGGCCTGCGCCCTCAACAGGCATCAGGCAGTGAGAGACGGGAATATAATAAAGCTTCCTGAGAAAGGCCGCGTGATTGTGGCGGGTGATCTCCACGGCTACGACCCCGCTTTTGACAAAATAAAGAAATATGCGGATCTCGAGAATAATCCCGATACGCATCTTGTCATTCAGGAGATCGTCCACGGAGGCCCGAAGGATGCCTCAGGTGGCGGATTGTCTTTCAGGCTGCTCAAAAAGGTGTGCGATTTGAAAACAGCCTTCCCCGAAAATGTGCATATGATTCTCAGCAATCACGACTGTTCCACAATTACAGGCTCGGATGTCCTAAAGGCAGGCGAGGAGATGCGCAAGCGGTTCGAAAAAGGCCTCCAAAACACCTTCTCCGAACAATGGGAGGATGTGCTTCTTGCCATAAAGCAGCTTTTGTTTTATCAGTCTATTGCTGTTAGAACCGAGAATGGATTTTTTATCAGCCATTCTCTGCCTATGGAAAGATTTAAGGATGAATTCGAGCAGGATGTATTCTCCCGTCCTCTGCTTATCTCTGATATGAACAGGCCGAATTCTGTTTACTCTCTTACATGGGGCAAAAAGCATTCTACAGAATTCCTTACAGAGCTCGCAAAAAAATTAAATACGAAATTTTTCATCCTTGGACACCAAAACTACCCAGAAGGGTATTTGATTTCTCCGCCGAATGCCGTTATTATTACCACTGAACACAGCAGCGGCTGTATTTGCGAATTGGATTTGGCGAGAGAATATCAGTTCTCTGAAGTTGTCGAATCTGTAAAAAGATTGAACGACCTTTAA
- a CDS encoding glycosyltransferase, with amino-acid sequence MHIEWYQTVSLVFVITQLYFLEFIRRNNQHNLKRKDKDSLNDYRPNVYLTIPCKGLDTEFEKNISAFFKLAYPNYHLSFVVESEDDPAFPVLSRLKREFAGQTKALSVQVGVAGVSENACQKTHNMLHSLKFVPEDTEVLAFADSDARPLPEWLGSLVHPLKQEKKVGASTGYRWFIPIDGNIPVLFLSILNAKVAQILGKSRFNQAWGGSMAIRKDLFYKLDLHKIWQTCVSDDLTLSLQVLKAGYRIRYSPLCMVASYEAFTWKRLFDFIYRQLMITRVTSPIVWFLGVIASLFSVCGSWGALIYGIYGLANSLPSAYYALGTSLIFFAAMSVRAYWRQKTMQNLLYRYREDIQKYSIYDITLSSIVSLFMIVFLFVSAFGRTITWRGVRYKMISAYRAKRIRN; translated from the coding sequence GTGCACATAGAATGGTATCAGACTGTTTCTTTGGTGTTTGTGATTACGCAGCTCTATTTTCTTGAGTTTATCAGAAGAAACAATCAGCATAACCTCAAGCGAAAGGATAAGGACAGCCTGAACGATTACCGCCCCAATGTTTACCTCACTATCCCCTGCAAGGGGCTTGATACTGAGTTCGAGAAAAATATTTCTGCATTCTTTAAACTGGCCTACCCAAACTATCACCTTTCTTTTGTAGTGGAAAGCGAAGATGACCCGGCTTTCCCTGTGCTCAGCAGGCTGAAAAGGGAATTTGCAGGCCAAACAAAAGCACTCAGTGTGCAGGTGGGAGTTGCGGGGGTATCAGAAAATGCCTGTCAGAAAACGCACAATATGCTTCATTCCCTGAAGTTTGTGCCCGAAGATACTGAGGTGCTCGCTTTTGCTGATTCAGATGCAAGGCCTCTTCCCGAATGGCTCGGGAGCCTTGTTCATCCGCTCAAGCAGGAGAAGAAGGTGGGCGCCAGTACCGGTTATCGCTGGTTTATTCCAATAGATGGGAACATTCCTGTGCTTTTTCTCTCAATACTGAATGCGAAAGTTGCTCAGATTCTCGGTAAAAGCAGATTCAATCAGGCATGGGGAGGGTCTATGGCAATCCGTAAAGACCTGTTCTACAAGCTTGATCTGCATAAAATCTGGCAGACCTGCGTAAGCGACGACCTAACCCTAAGTCTTCAAGTGCTCAAAGCTGGATACCGAATCCGATACAGCCCGCTTTGTATGGTTGCCTCATACGAGGCATTCACTTGGAAAAGGCTTTTCGATTTCATCTACAGGCAGCTGATGATAACCCGCGTTACCTCACCTATTGTTTGGTTTCTCGGTGTTATAGCTTCGCTCTTTTCAGTTTGCGGCTCTTGGGGGGCTCTTATATACGGGATATACGGCCTTGCAAACTCGCTCCCTTCAGCTTACTATGCCCTCGGCACATCACTGATTTTTTTCGCTGCGATGTCAGTTCGGGCATACTGGAGACAGAAAACAATGCAGAACCTGCTCTACAGATACCGCGAGGATATACAGAAATACTCAATCTATGATATCACCCTCTCAAGCATAGTTTCGCTTTTTATGATTGTATTCCTTTTTGTATCTGCCTTCGGGCGAACTATAACATGGAGGGGGGTTCGTTATAAAATGATTAGTGCATACAGGGCAAAGAGAATTAGAAATTAG
- a CDS encoding encapsulin-associated ferritin-like protein, with amino-acid sequence MALESLHEPVENLPEQILEERRAISSLMEELEAAHWYGERASCAKDPELKEILEHNRNEELEHAAMLTEWLRRKIPAFDEELQTYLNTTAPVTQIEDAEEGADQQAAKSDGSSLNIGSMKNGG; translated from the coding sequence ATGGCGCTGGAAAGTCTCCACGAACCTGTGGAAAATTTACCTGAGCAAATCCTTGAGGAGAGAAGAGCTATCTCAAGCCTTATGGAAGAGCTTGAAGCCGCGCACTGGTATGGCGAAAGGGCATCTTGTGCGAAAGACCCCGAGCTTAAAGAAATTCTTGAACACAACAGAAATGAAGAGCTCGAGCATGCCGCTATGCTTACTGAGTGGCTCAGAAGGAAGATTCCTGCCTTTGATGAAGAGCTTCAAACCTACCTCAACACAACTGCACCTGTAACACAAATCGAAGATGCAGAAGAAGGGGCAGACCAGCAGGCAGCAAAGAGTGATGGTTCAAGCCTTAATATTGGTTCAATGAAGAACGGAGGTTAA
- a CDS encoding family 1 encapsulin nanocompartment shell protein produces the protein MPTILKREFAPVSENAWAEIDSEAADAIRNVITSRRVVDFNGPYGWELGAVNTGRLELESKGKDQLCWGIRKTQSLIEVREPFVLKQMEIDNLTRGSSDVDLDPVQEVASKAAVFEDKVIYQGFKEAGITGIIDASEHDKIKLPESASKYPAAAAKAVKALTSAGITGPFNLVLSADQYYELMGAAGGGYPPHRTVSDLLDGGEIILSKAVEGGILLSGRGGDFELTVGKDFAVGYASHNKTDVEFFITESFTFRVLEPKAAVVLG, from the coding sequence ATGCCTACTATACTAAAAAGAGAATTTGCGCCCGTTAGCGAAAATGCATGGGCTGAAATAGACAGCGAAGCAGCAGATGCTATAAGAAACGTGATCACCAGCAGAAGAGTGGTGGATTTCAACGGCCCATACGGCTGGGAGCTTGGTGCAGTAAACACAGGCAGGCTGGAGCTTGAAAGCAAAGGCAAAGATCAGCTCTGCTGGGGAATCAGAAAAACACAGAGCCTCATAGAGGTACGTGAGCCGTTTGTTTTGAAGCAGATGGAGATCGATAACCTTACCCGCGGCTCAAGCGACGTTGACCTCGACCCTGTACAGGAAGTGGCGTCAAAGGCAGCAGTTTTTGAGGATAAAGTGATTTATCAGGGATTCAAAGAAGCCGGCATTACCGGCATTATCGATGCAAGCGAGCACGATAAAATCAAACTTCCTGAATCTGCTTCTAAATACCCTGCCGCTGCAGCGAAGGCTGTTAAGGCCCTTACATCAGCAGGTATTACCGGCCCGTTCAATCTCGTGCTTTCTGCTGATCAGTATTACGAGCTGATGGGAGCTGCCGGCGGCGGCTATCCACCTCACAGAACAGTTTCAGACCTTCTCGATGGCGGAGAGATTATACTATCCAAGGCCGTGGAAGGCGGGATTCTGCTTTCTGGAAGAGGCGGGGATTTTGAGCTCACTGTAGGAAAGGATTTTGCTGTGGGATATGCAAGCCACAATAAAACCGATGTAGAATTCTTTATAACAGAATCTTTTACCTTCAGGGTTCTTGAACCTAAGGCTGCTGTAGTGCTCGGCTGA
- a CDS encoding LamG-like jellyroll fold domain-containing protein, with product MKKVLLTFLCCLFAASAMAGDIVPWFDDGDALVDYTAAKDGANGDITSLNPGSTITHAARITPSELDVTEESGPVVIIETGGTLHGSGIYICNGEFVFALRTGGSYGARPLTDLDGSDGAVSVEMGEAIAGQENNVYASLNLETGMVLTSVNGNSEIRYIVNGVSSDNLTGNQTVAFLGDQSLSVHMGGLSSPDNPLLNTDNTWIFDGVPGAPVRGQIFGIDINPNLMANDPSPATSAVNIDSDIISEVSFDSAEDPANAGSQHPDVTGHFVTFYQGMNGDPNLGLPPLYETFVPADTDPITVPINTPETFELALGQEVFWRVEEQVSGAPEGDSANIAGPVWSFETLPPVPAAVSQPEDQAVFAGEQAVFEFTFTSKTAASASWYKEGDPDTELLDSDPDVTIQLAQNGDEYTSTLSIDNAEIADQGYYYCLASNAEGDTQSSSAAFGIKRMVGYWPLDGDYQDYSGEGHDIFPYVDPDPSQWVDGVVLSETGQALSTIDNRETTGETAPFNAAEYTDEITASLWLKWPGTDDYGELWRGIFCSNDDSANNWFLELDNRNGLLRVNAPGYDAYQFAQISPNEWVHIAFTSSADEVGTFYINGSQVAQTVPGRYSINDTSRPVILGCTFQNSLDNMIEAVMDDVRLYNYAMSPEDIAGIYYDVSGEQICVNPDAENLAYDINGDCEVGLEDLAAVSVDWLNNMLFTAAAE from the coding sequence ATGAAAAAAGTGCTTTTAACCTTTCTTTGTTGTTTATTTGCGGCATCCGCCATGGCAGGGGATATCGTCCCTTGGTTCGATGACGGCGATGCTCTCGTGGATTACACCGCTGCTAAAGACGGTGCAAATGGGGATATTACCTCATTAAATCCCGGCAGCACTATCACGCATGCAGCCCGGATTACTCCTTCCGAGCTGGATGTTACCGAAGAATCCGGACCGGTTGTAATAATCGAAACCGGCGGAACTCTCCACGGAAGCGGTATTTACATCTGCAACGGTGAGTTTGTATTTGCTCTAAGAACAGGCGGTTCTTACGGGGCACGACCCCTGACCGACTTAGACGGAAGTGACGGGGCTGTTTCTGTAGAGATGGGAGAAGCGATAGCTGGGCAGGAAAATAATGTTTATGCCTCGCTGAATCTGGAAACAGGTATGGTATTGACTTCTGTAAACGGAAACAGCGAAATCCGCTACATAGTCAACGGCGTGAGTTCTGATAATCTTACAGGAAATCAGACAGTGGCGTTTCTTGGAGATCAGTCTCTGTCTGTTCATATGGGCGGGCTAAGCAGCCCTGATAATCCTCTGCTTAATACCGATAACACTTGGATATTTGATGGTGTTCCCGGTGCGCCCGTGAGAGGCCAGATTTTTGGTATTGATATAAACCCGAATCTTATGGCTAACGATCCATCTCCTGCAACATCAGCTGTTAATATCGATTCTGATATTATTTCAGAGGTGAGCTTTGACTCTGCTGAAGATCCGGCAAATGCTGGTTCGCAGCACCCCGATGTAACAGGTCATTTCGTTACATTCTATCAAGGCATGAACGGCGATCCAAATCTTGGGCTTCCTCCGCTGTACGAAACTTTTGTTCCAGCAGATACTGATCCTATTACTGTGCCCATCAATACCCCTGAAACATTCGAGCTTGCTCTCGGACAGGAGGTTTTCTGGAGAGTTGAAGAGCAGGTCAGCGGAGCCCCAGAAGGTGATTCAGCTAATATAGCAGGGCCTGTATGGAGCTTTGAAACGCTTCCTCCTGTACCTGCTGCTGTTTCTCAGCCGGAAGATCAGGCTGTGTTTGCGGGCGAACAGGCGGTATTTGAATTTACCTTTACAAGCAAAACAGCCGCCAGCGCTTCTTGGTACAAGGAGGGCGACCCTGATACCGAGCTGCTTGATTCCGATCCGGATGTAACGATTCAGCTCGCTCAAAACGGCGATGAATACACTTCAACTCTATCAATTGATAATGCCGAAATTGCAGACCAAGGTTACTACTACTGCCTTGCATCTAATGCTGAGGGCGATACCCAATCCAGTTCTGCGGCGTTTGGTATTAAGCGGATGGTTGGATACTGGCCTCTTGATGGAGACTATCAGGACTATTCTGGCGAAGGCCATGACATTTTCCCTTACGTAGATCCCGATCCTTCGCAGTGGGTTGATGGAGTAGTTCTATCTGAAACTGGTCAAGCATTAAGCACAATTGACAACAGGGAAACAACAGGCGAAACTGCGCCCTTCAATGCTGCTGAATATACAGATGAAATCACCGCATCTCTCTGGCTTAAGTGGCCTGGCACAGATGATTACGGTGAGCTCTGGCGCGGTATTTTCTGCTCTAATGATGATTCAGCCAACAACTGGTTTCTCGAGCTGGACAACAGAAACGGCCTGCTCAGGGTAAATGCTCCTGGATATGATGCTTATCAGTTCGCCCAGATTTCTCCGAATGAGTGGGTGCATATTGCATTCACCTCTTCAGCAGACGAAGTGGGAACGTTCTATATTAACGGCTCTCAGGTAGCCCAGACAGTTCCGGGAAGATACAGCATCAACGATACCTCCCGCCCTGTTATACTTGGCTGTACCTTCCAAAATTCTTTAGATAATATGATTGAGGCTGTTATGGATGATGTCCGTCTGTACAACTATGCAATGAGCCCTGAAGATATTGCCGGAATCTATTACGACGTTTCCGGCGAACAGATTTGCGTTAATCCAGACGCTGAAAACCTCGCTTACGATATAAACGGTGATTGTGAGGTAGGGCTTGAAGATCTGGCTGCGGTATCAGTTGACTGGCTGAATAATATGTTATTCACTGCAGCGGCTGAGTAA